In a single window of the Etheostoma spectabile isolate EspeVRDwgs_2016 chromosome 3, UIUC_Espe_1.0, whole genome shotgun sequence genome:
- the rnf228 gene encoding E3 ubiquitin-protein ligase rnf152-B: protein MAKDDMAEVDLASNGAEPPGEAPSAFPYEEYECKICYNYFDLDRRAPKILECLHTFCEECLNTLHLREERPWRISCPVCRHRTPVPDYRIQNLPNNTKVTEDFPLYIDSDPLPQDALPPYPPPLHPALVALRREEASGTSSVSQATPSTTVSTATTLSQDSVRYDSCQSCKRVALTTGCVCVIFSFLSMLVLLFMGLIFVHSHSIPPSPAGPICLSVASILAMFSVVVTWLICWLKYRPDHETGRSSATSNSRRNA, encoded by the coding sequence ATGGCGAAAGATGACATGGCAGAGGTAGATTTGGCATCAAACGGAGCGGAACCCCCCGGCGAGGCCCCATCGGCGTTTCCCTACGAGGAGTACGAATGCAAAATCTGCTACAATTATTTCGACCTTGACCGCCGGGCTCCGAAGATCCTCGAGTGCCTGCACACGTTCTGTGAGGAATGCCTGAATACGCTTCATCTCCGGGAGGAGCGGCCATGGCGCATCAGCTGCCCCGTCTGTCGACACCGGACTCCGGTGCCGGATTATCGGATACAAAACCTGCCCAACAACACCAAGGTAACGGAGGATTTCCCGCTCTACATCGACTCGGACCCCCTGCCTCAGGACGCTCTGCCGCCGTATCCTCCCCCGTTGCACCCAGCCCTGGTCGCCCTCCGCCGGGAGGAGGCGTCGGGGACGTCCAGCGTCAGCCAGGCGACCCCGTCCACCACCGTGTCCACTGCCACGACCCTCTCCCAGGACTCTGTGCGCTACGACAGCTGCCAGAGCTGCAAGAGAGTGGCACTGACCACCGGCTGCGTCTGCGTGATCTTCTCCTTTCTGTCCATGCTGGTGTTGCTGTTCATGGGCCTGATCTTTGTGCACAGTCATAGCATTCCTCCCTCGCCGGCGGGGCCCATTTGCTTGTCGGTTGCCAGCATCCTGGCCATGTTCTCGGTGGTCGTCACATGGCTCATCTGCTGGCTCAAATACAGACCAGACCATGAGACAGGCCGGTCATCCGCCACCAGTAACTCCCGGAGAAACGCCTGA